In the Arachis hypogaea cultivar Tifrunner chromosome 20, arahy.Tifrunner.gnm2.J5K5, whole genome shotgun sequence genome, TTTTTagcaaaaaattatcaaaatttactgaaaattaaaaaatattttataaacaaaCTCTACATGTATCATGATTCAAAATTGTTAAGACATATGAATGATTTTATCtataacatttatattattaCCTCAGCGTGGAGCTTCTGATTCTGCGTTTTGAGGGAGTCGTTATCGGCCTTAACGGCATCAAACTGCTTCTTGAGGACCTCATACTCCTTCTCGAGCTGCTTGGTCTTCCACCTTGCACGGCGGTTCTGGAACCAAATGGCGATCTGGCGCGGCTGAAGCCCAAGGGCTTTGGCCAGCTGCATTTTGCGCTCGGGGTCGAGCTTGTTGCCGGCCTCGAAGCTCTTCTCCAGAGCCTTCACCTGCTCCATGCCgagcctcttcttcttctccccgaTTTGGGATCCGTCGTCGGAGAGCTCATCGTCTCCGTGCAGTAGCGCTAACTCGTCAGCGCCGGCGCCGCCGCCACAGTTCTTGGTGGTGTCTATGCCTGAAAACGACATGGATCGCTTCATCCAAGAGCCTCCACCGCTACCACCACCTCCTCCTGCTGGAATTACAACAACATAAAAACATGTAACCGAAAAACGcgggaaattgaaattaaagaagttagTTAGAGAAGTTGGTTAGAAATTACCTGGAAAGTGGTGGTGGTGAGGCGGGAAAGAGGGGAAGGCGGGGGCTGAAGGAGGAGTTGTACGGAGAGGGTGATGTTGTGGTTGTTGATGATCATGATGGAAGATGAAAGAGTGAGAAGGAGGGAACGCCATGTATGATTGTTATTGATTCATGCAATTTGTGGCGGTGATGAGATGGATTTGAAGGGATGGGACTTTGGTTTGGCTCTCACTCTCATGCTTCACAGAGGTttcagaaagagaaagagagagagagagagaagaataaGTCTATTGCATCCCAAATATTGGACCCCTTTTCACTGCCCATCCTGCCACCCCTCTATGCTACTCATACATATCCCAATTTCTctcactttctttctttctttttaaaaaaaatatatgcacataataaattaaaattaagagaaagtCTAGGAGtcagcaattttattaaaatttggctaaTACTTAACTATCAAAAATAAAACGAATAATCATACACTgttgaatataattttttaccattaaatacacttataataactaattgataGCTATATATCATTATTTCTATTGCCCCTAACACtcctcataaattaaattgaaattaatgtCAAATTTGTTAGAGTCCTCGTCAAGTcattttttctagatttttttcaaTCACCTTggatagatattaaaaataattatcaatttaattttttatataaaatatatagtaattaattttttctgtaataatattttttatttttttttattttatgctaaGTTTTTtacagataataaaaataatcatgtttaaatcataaaaaattctaataatactataattatataattattaacagTAGTCTTGTGTTTGATTAATTTTTGAGAATGAAAAATATCTGTCTAAGAGACTTAAGTGTGCAATATTCTAAAATCATTTAAttagattaatttagttaattttttcataattctCTGGcattatattcttttaaaattgGAGGATAATAAATTGTtgttttttgtattattatattactataaaATCACTTAGcttcttctaaaaatttaaattcataaaaaaaataacatgaataattatatctctgacactttcttttaaataaaagtctcttttaaatttgtatgaattttttgcatagcatttttttctttaatttgtctctatttttttttcttttagattcGCTAAAGATCAAACTCTAAATTTTTCAGACGTAGAGCTTTAATATTATGAAATCACTCCTtctaaaagtttaaattaataaaaaaaataaaataaataattatatttttaacatatatataataattttattttgtatatttttaaacaTAACTTAGTGACAACTTAAAGACTTTAACCAATACAATCAATAGTTAAAATTcgtacaaaatttattttttacaacacTATTAAATGTATTTAAAAATTATGCAATATTTCTTAAGCTTTATATTGTTATGAGAATAAGAATAAtgtaataaattaactattttcattttaattaagataagatactctaaattcaaataaaattaaataacaattgCTTAAGAATTTTATAATAGAATCTGATGATccataagattaaaaaaaatgtaaatcaaAGGAGGAATTTACTTACACAATAAGAGGAGCTAGGAATATAATATATTCTTTATGTATGAAATAATAATCAATGTAATGCGAGATTAATTAAGATGCATGACAGGTTTATAATCTCATATTCGATGGTTTTAGATTCAATCTTTTTTTCGTTAAAAAATATATCtcaaataaaacatgaaaaagatccaaatatataagtgaaaaacCAAAAGAAGAATATTAGGAGATCAacatttttagtagtaaaaaaatatttaatattaattcaaatgcaaaatagataaaaaaaaaaatgacatcTGACATTTCTCAAACCAAAAAGACTTGTCCAAATCATCTTTATATACAAGTATACAAGATTTATATTTTATGTATGCTTGGGATGAAAAGTTTTAGAGAAAAAGATAAGGAGggcacaattttaattttttatctaagcTAATTAATATTCtctacttaaaaaaataaaaatgaaaggaataTTACATTAAGAACTTTCTGCataatattttgtttttcaaaattttaatttactgtGAAGGAAATGATTGCAATAATAATTCTGTGTTACCAATTAGCGAGCATTAAATAATGATATAATAATGTATatgtaaattattaattaatattgcaTTGGAGTGTTGGAGATATCTACGCTTATATCAGATAAGTTAGAGTCCACATGAAAATGAAAAATTGGTTGAAACTCATCAATGATAGATTCGCTTAATGAAGTTCCGGGCCACACAAagcaattttataatatatagaaTTTTTGGCATTTTATTGCTCAGCATAGCCTGGAAAAATAAGAGATGGATTGGGATTTGATGGGATCATAATGATGATCATGCAAAGTTAAAGTTCGGTTATTAATCCATGTCAACATCAATAGACCAAGCAAGCCTAATCATAAAGAATAATATTAGCATAAAGCTTAATTGGTTTTCTATGGAGAGATCTCCATGTTGCTTCTTTCTGCTACCTATCTTGATGTGTCTACTGTGTCTAATGTATAATTGCatcatatatctatatatatagtgTGATTACATAATTGAGTTTATTAGATTCTgaataacatattttttattagcTCTTGTTGAGATTTTATaaataagattttataaatttaattttcatgtaacgttaataaaaaaaattatataaatgattacttttgtattattatatcaaataaaaataattaatttttaaattaactactTAAAAACTATTTAAATGcataaatttaattagataattatgtaaatttttttttaatttatgttatcatcagcatattaaaattttatatatatatatatatatatatatatatatatatatatatatattagttttattAGTGAATATATTACATTTTTATCAATAAATTACTACGGAAAATaattacttgtaaaaaataaGAAAACTTAGGTATATTTAAAGGAATTCTAAAGTTTCAACGAAATAAAAAAGAGTAATCCATTTAAAATATTTGTGTAAAAAGGACTATTTTTGTCTGAGTAAAATCATTAcataattttaattcttttaatttattcttttatggGTAATAATTCTGAGGTAACTAGATCTTTTTATAGACAAATTTATATTTCTCCATTCAAAATTATGGATTTAGGAAACAGAGAGACACTCAGTTTTGGGTTCAAACTCTACattcttttattataaaactTTTGATATTATGTCataatataaattcatttttataaaaaaaaaataaattcatagaAAGAAACACTTTCTTTAATACAAACAAACACCACCATGATACATACCAAAACaaatataagataaattttattcaaaaaatttgtaTGAGAAAATAAATTGAAGATGAAGAGTGTCTATTTTAAAtgattaaagagataaaaattaaaagctaaaatcaaacaaagacTAAAATAACCAATAAATATCGTGAAGCACATATGTAGGAGTAGTAATGGATATAAATATGAATAGAATAGGATTTAAATTCCACCTTAATTctatttatgaatttaaattcTCAAATCTGAATTTTACCTTCACTCTGAATCGTTCAATTCGATCTGTCAGacacaatattttattttttttacattttataatattaaatattatttatgtatatatgaTTAGTAAATTAAATTACTGATTTGATAATACTAAATATCTGTTAAAAAACAAGAATttggatttaaatttttatttgctcGTCATACGTatgtttataaattaaatattcatATTACGGTAAtggtagaaaaaaaaaataaaatttatcttatttaacatttattaataattaaaaatattaaataaaataaattatgactgttttttatttttttttattatcaaatatttccgttgatattatatattaaaaacaaaGCTGGTTAAATATCCACATATACGGATTGTGTTGCAAGTCCTAGACAGTAGACACATAACGGAGAATTCATAAATACTTATCATTAAATAATGAACCCATAAATAACAAATCCataaaaaattatcattaaagaaaatattgtcTGGCTTTCTGACTAGTTAGTTCAATTTATtaggttttaaaaaaaaagaaaaataaaaatgttgaaaCCATTTATAACAATGGATTCGGTAAGAAACTAGAGGAACCAAATTTTACAGAATTGGAATAGATTAACCGACGCATAGGGCACCAATACTGTTTGGTAGCCAAAGCACAAATTTGAGAAAATTTTAATGAAGGTGGAATCTTGGCACTATTGTATAAGCCATAAAATAATATACACCCACTTGAGACTCTGTGGTAATAACTCATTAGGGTCTTGCATGTGTGACGAGGAAACCTGGCATTTTGGCAACATGAAAATCCAGAATCCAAGGAAACATGTATAATACAAAATGTTATTAAAAATTATTGCAACTCACAAGTACTAGTAgctcattttaattatttatatatataataatatatatatatatttttgttactcACAGTATTCTCTAACCCGACAGACTAATGACTAATTTGTTGCAGATCTAAATTTCATTTAAGGGATCTGTTACTAGCCAATAAATTACTGTATGCATAAGGCGGAATTTAAACTTCTAACACTTGCTTAAACGGACGAGTAAATTGATCACTCCACAAACCCAAATTGATTAATAATACAGTATAATTAAATGTTTTCATTAGTAATGGAACTTGCACTtggaattaaattaattaaatgcgAGTCTGGCAGATGCTGGATATATTTGGCCATTTTCTGTTAACATGTATTTGGATTTTGGCATATATTTCTCTTCTTTATTATTTGGTATTTAATTGGTTACGCATGGTAAGCACATTTGATAGATAAGATCTTAATTATAATAATTCACGTCGTATACACTTGCCTCTTGTCAGGTACATATATTTTACTAATCTATTcgtcaaatattttttaattttttatacttttaattattttaaatattctttttaaaaaatagcttaaTTTGACGGGTTAGTAAACAGTTTAATTTCTCAAGCTTTGGTAACTAACTTTCTCGTGGTGTTGCAAGTCATCAGTGGTTTTAATTTTGACATGGGCAAAACAGGAAAATTAATTTAGACATAAAAGAAGACATCTTTTTCCGAACAATGTCATAGATAATCTTATACCCATAGTAGtaatataaaaaagttattaaGAAGGATCATTATTCATTAGTCATGCAACATGCAATGTTTcaagatatatataataataatattgattacgttaaaactaaaataacgttttctttttattattcagtAATGCTTTTTTAAAAAGTCTTACAAAAAAAAGTAGTGTTAtcgaaatgtaaaaaaaaaaatataattttaattttaataatatttcaactattttagttttaataataCTTTATAATTACTGTAGTCATTATAAATATAGACAAAAACGGATCTACATATACAATTATACATACTATTGAAGTGTAGAAAATTACTTTGTGGTATATAGTAGTATTATTTATTTGTCCCTGTTAAATTGTGAAATTTGTTCCCATTATGttagataaatatataaatttattttcttagaTTTGACTCTATACATAAAATTATTgtgttaattaaattaatttcacaaaattactttattaaactcaatataagtattactttattgaaataatttttaagttgaaatatttgatatataataaacAATTTAAAGAACTCAAGTCTCAATAATTATTTTATAGaagtaaatattaaattattttttatatactttacTTAAATTTAAGagatttatttttagtatttgatAACAAGAAGATAATATGGttactttaattttatctattgGAATATTTTCTAATTCAAATTTTAGCATCTAATAATTAACTTGATAACTTTCTATTAGATATATGTGtaatttaaatatcaattatCGAACTTAATTAAAtgaaatttgtgttttttttaattgtttaaaactagaaatatatatttatctatttgtgtgtctttttttttaagttaacttTGATTTTGACAATTATATGTGATTGAAAAAACTTTTtgctataaatattataataaagagTCAATTTTGTGACTTtataaaagatgaatttttttaataattatctaataagatatatatatatagagagagagaaatagagataacagtatatatatattaatgatgtatttttttattaatttaaatttttagaataaataatttcataacaTAGTATTagagttttatatttaaaaggtCAAGAGTTATGAGTGATTTCATAACAATGTTTAtctaaaaaaaagttataaatatgtgattataatttaataattagagcgacaaaatatatatttatacaaagttataaatataattgacaTAATTTTACTTAAATTTAGACTAGTATCATTTGATTCTAATAAcactatatattatattttacttaaataaaagttTAGTGTAATTATGACTTTATGAggcaatttttttatgtataggagcttttttgtgaaattaaaaatattaaattttttatattttactaaaatatagagaataaattataaaatcagaGATGCGATTTTTACACTATGCCACATATTCACAAATTACGCTTTTAATTTTTGGTGTAGGAGAAAGAAAGGTGTATATCAATATGGTGCGAGCAGAGGTGTGTTTTATTTAGCTATGGGATGATATAAATCGGATGCACCGATTTGtttgcattattttattttttaaacaaacaatcacaaatcggacggtccgatttgtgattttgaaaataaaaaaaattttaatattaaaatcggaccgtccgatttttattttaacaaataaaaaaaataaaaaatacaaatcgtACTATCCGATttggagtttaattttttttaaagcaaatcggaccctccgagttataatttatttttttcatcaaacaaatcggaccgtccgatttgaataaaacaccatataaaaaaaacacctaattttctaataacaatgtattacacatctatttaactaatataaaaaaaattagcccacAAATTACTAGAACGCACTATTTTTGATAAAATACCACATCTGCCATGAAACAAATAATTTGCGTAGAACATGTGGTAAAAAGATGGTGAATGAAGAAGGGGATGGGATGTGATGTGTCTTTTATCCATTGATGGATAAATCATTGGGTGATTTCACTTTTTCAATGCTAAGAGTATCTATGGCAACCTTTGAGACTGGTAGAATCTCACACAAACCTATCATACCTATGTACCttcattttctctctcctctctcattttttgcatttatttatttagtaataaaaaatatatattaaaatatataatatataataaaaataaattaaatattatataattaaaaaaatattttttttgaatttattaaaaattttaaaattatttcaaaattttaattttatcgcaaaaatttttaatttacatcAATTCTACCTTTTAAGTTAATGCCGTTCAAATTAGTAACAGATGTTAGTGATAGATAAAATAGAGTGTCTCATATGAGtatatgacaagaaaaataaaatttttaaaatatttttgtgtaagtAACTCAAGtatctttcttttttcaaatgtCTTCTCATTTGTTTCTCTTTGCCACCAAGAAATAAAGCCAAAGAAACAGAATCACACGAACAAGAATCGACTTGGAGGGTGGTCACACATTGTGCCATTCTCTTCAGTCCGCCACGGCGACATGCAAAACGACATAGGTGGCGATGCTGTCGACACCGAGCGAGAATTCTAGGATAGGGTTTAGTTATCGATGAGGAAGCCATGCATTCTTCAATGATTGCGAGGAGCAGAACGCTGGTGAGAAGCAGACAAAGAGGAAGAGGGAACAGAACGCCGATTGTGAGACGAGGAAGACACCTACACAGCCATCGATCGCCGACAAGGCAGCCATTGGGAGAGGTCGAGGTAGTGCCGTTCTGATCATGGTTTCTAACGAGGTAGACCaccattttaattttgaaattgcaTTGTTTGAACagttagggtttaggcttttttttttatcactctTGATTACTGTTAGGATTCTATTGCAGTGAGGGATTGAGGGATTTTTGTTCTGTTTTTGTGAAAAATATCACATTTACGTGGTCTATATTTTTGAATGATTAGTTAATTTGTTCTCTCttctgaaatttttttataatggcAGGATGAATGGTTTCAGTGTTAGAATTCATCATAGGGGTAGATTTTGTAGTAATAACGATAAAACTGAGTATATTGATAGTGAGGTGACAATAGTTGACTGGTGTGACAGAGATAGATGGAGTATTATAGAGGTTTATGATGTGGTTGAAAAACTTGGGTACATTGCTGAAAACATTGGGATATTGTGAAAAACTTTATAGGAATTTGTCCAAAGTATTGAACTAAATCAAGATTTAAATTCTATTCCAAGTGTGACACTATTGTCAATAATATGTGTGAAAGCTTTAACTTTATAATTGTTGAATCAAGAAAAAAACCGATATTAACAATGCTAGAAGATATTAGAGTTTATTTGATAAAGAGATAGGTTGAAAATAGAGCATTAATTAAGAAGTATAAGGATGACAATCTTCTTAGGATTAAGTTTAAgttacaaaagaaaatagatgcttctaggtggTGGTTTCCAGTAACTGCCGAAATTTCAAAGTTAGAAGTCATAAGAGATAGAGACAAATTTGTAGTAGACCTTCTGAAGAAAGAATGTACTTGTAGAAAGTTTTAGATGACTGATTTACCTTGTCCATATGCAGTTAGTGCAATTAATTATGCTAAAGATGATATTCGAAAATATGTTGCAAGCTGTTACACTAAAGCTACTTTTGTGGCTTGTTATACCTCTATGATTAACCCCTTGTAATGGACACATTATGCGGGAGAGAACTCCTCATCTATATATGATACCTCCACCACATAAAATGTCAATTGGGAGACCCAAAAAGAAAATAGCAAGGGAAAGGATAAAAAATCATAGGGCCCAAGCACATCTAGACTTGGGTTACAATAAAAATATTCTTGTTGTCTAAAATTAGGCCACAAGCGAGGCTACCCTCTTAGAAGGCCAAGCATAAGTACTTGTCCATTAATTATAGTTTCAAATTTAGTACTGTTTCTTGTGTTGTTTATCTCATATTAATTGTAATTGTTGCTGTTTTTTGTTGATGTCCATGATAGGAAACAACTGCGCCACATTCTCAGCATCGCCAGCccaaaacaacaatgctaaaacTGCTGCAACATTCTCAGCATCGTCAACCCAGCACAACAATACTGGAACTGCTGCGACCGTTACAACATTGCCAGCCCAAAACAACATTGCTTGAAATGTTGGATTTATTCGGTCAGTGCATAAGAAGACCAGGTTGGCCAATGCTGCAGCAAAGCCTAACATCCAACCTAAAGGACACAAAAAATTTCAGCCACCAAAACTAACTAGAATGATTAAGAGCAACTCAACTTCAAGTGTACAATTAGGACAACCCTCATCACAGGGAGTCAGACTCAAAGTGCTCTCATTGGATCTTAGTTATGTCATATCTTTTATTTGATATTTCTTTTGAAAGAATGAAAAATATTGACATTTTGTATTAAACTATGTGGGACTAACTCTTCTTTTGTTACTGAATTATTTTACTAATGATTTATGTTATTTAGCTCTCACTTTGGTTATGACTTATGTTAATTAGAGATTATCTTGATTAATGACTTATGTTATTTTGATAATGACTAATATGATGGatatttttatacaattttttattagTGCACCACTAAAATTGTCTTTCATTACTTGAATTTGTTTGTATTATGTAAGATAATTTGTGATAACAGGATCTTAAtgccaaatttaaattcaaactattttaatccttttaaggatatttttgaaacATAAAGACAACTATATTAACAAATTTTTGAGTTGAGTACACTTTTGGAACTGATCACAAACGACTACCCTATTCTTACTTCTGCTAATCTCAACCATTCCAGGCGCATCAATATCCTAATTTTCAATGGGTTCCATTCTTCATCCACAAATAAAACATTAAGACTGCGTTTGTTTACAaagacaggacactgagacagggatacaaaaacacaaaatcgTGTTTAACAGAgaagacatggacagagacaatgtgtccagaaatactgaattagtgtattttttgTATCCATCCTGACAAGaaggacacagagacactaacaaagaacacaacttattttttattttttctttcattattcttgttaattttttataattatattttttattattatattttttatctcaaatttctgaatgaaaaaaaatgagaataaattagattttcataatttgttctagtttatcaccaaacaggatacaagaacacaaaattttgtgtctttgtCCTTTATGTCTTGTTATCAGTGTCTTATCTTGTCCTGTTCTCAAAAACAAACACAGCCTAAAATCACCATAAACCAACCCACAACAACAAAGATAACAACCACCAACAGTTTGCATTTAGCATAAGCTAATTTAGCCTTCAAGGTGAAAATTCTCATCTTCAATCTTGCAACCTCAGCCTCTTCTATTTTTGCAACTCTATCTGTTCAGATAAAGAAAGTGCACTCCTTCTCAATCTGCAACATAAAAAAAACTTGAGGAAACCCATGAAGACATCAAAAAAAGTACTGAAACTTACATCAAAGTATACACAGTCCCAAAATCTTCGACCGGAATTTTCTAGTGTCTCTGACTATCTCAGTACAAAGGGTTCACCACAGTTGCATGTAAGTGTTCGTCGTCGCCTATTACTTTTTGTGATGATGTAGAGCCTTAGAAAGTCATTAGTTAaggttttttctttgtttttacagAGAGTgaaaaagatgaagatgaagataaagaagaagaagtaaatttTAGGGTTCAGATTGGGATTTTTATCCATTGAATTTttgtaatataaatttttaaacaaaaaataaaaaatattacaaaaaacgTTTTAAATATGACTCAGATACTAGTGGCCACATCAGAACTCTTTTTTTGCCACGTCATTAATGTCTGTTAGTGATTTGAACGCTGTTAACATTTAGGGATAGaattgatgcaaatcaaaaacttttgggataaaattgaaacaaattgaaatttagggataattttaaaatttataataaacttgtggaacaaaaaatatactttaccctatataattatatatagatagataataactaatttttagtatatatataatattttttatataatattacgtgattaaatatatatatatctgttaATTAAGTTATATTAatctaataattattttattagtctgtTTAAACAAGTATCGAAAAATCAAATTCTATTTTAAAGATGTAACAATCTATTAGTCCGCAACAAATTGTTATATAGAAGTCTAAtctacaataaaataatttttaacttatCAATCTGAAATTAGAGGATactataaaaaaatgaataaatgacTATTTATACCCATgaaagatgaaaacgctgacatatgtaCCCACACTAGATGGAAATTAAACTTGTACCCACGCAAGATGCcttccgtgtgacaaaagtatcCTATGTGGCACTCCAATCCTCCAAAGATA is a window encoding:
- the LOC112784360 gene encoding homeobox-leucine zipper protein HAT7 isoform X1, whose translation is MAFPPSHSFIFHHDHQQPQHHPLRTTPPSAPAFPSFPPHHHHFPAGGGGGSGGGSWMKRSMSFSGIDTTKNCGGGAGADELALLHGDDELSDDGSQIGEKKKRLGMEQVKALEKSFEAGNKLDPERKMQLAKALGLQPRQIAIWFQNRRARWKTKQLEKEYEVLKKQFDAVKADNDSLKTQNQKLHAELEALKGSREWCENGTMITLKKENEGSWSNNGSDNSSDMNLDLSRTPVMNSPVSSSHNNNNNNNNNNNNNNKSLVLPNNSLKPASITQLLQCSSSSRSDLQDEGFCNMFHNIDEQHQNFWPWPTTENHHHFH
- the LOC112784360 gene encoding homeobox-leucine zipper protein HAT7 isoform X2: MAFPPSHSFIFHHDHQQPQHHPLRTTPPSAPAFPSFPPHHHHFPGGGGGSGGGSWMKRSMSFSGIDTTKNCGGGAGADELALLHGDDELSDDGSQIGEKKKRLGMEQVKALEKSFEAGNKLDPERKMQLAKALGLQPRQIAIWFQNRRARWKTKQLEKEYEVLKKQFDAVKADNDSLKTQNQKLHAELEALKGSREWCENGTMITLKKENEGSWSNNGSDNSSDMNLDLSRTPVMNSPVSSSHNNNNNNNNNNNNNNKSLVLPNNSLKPASITQLLQCSSSSRSDLQDEGFCNMFHNIDEQHQNFWPWPTTENHHHFH